Genomic window (Acidobacteriota bacterium):
GACACAATCGTCTGCGCGTTGCTGGTGAATTCAAGGTGCAGATTCTTACGCGGTGGACCCGACCCCAGGCTGCCCTCGCCACCGTTGTAGAACTGGTTCACGAACTCCATGTTCTTCAATCCATCGAAGCTCGCCACGCCCTTGGTCTGCGCGACGAGGGGCGTTGCGACATACGCACACAGACTTAATGCCACGGAATAGATGAATCGCCGCACGGTGGACTCCTCTGGCCTGACGCTCTCGAAATCGACACTATCGACCTAGGGGATTACGGCGGTGTTACGGCCAAGTTAAGCAATTGTGAATTTCGATCTCGACGGCAAAGATCGTTCTGCCTTCTACTCTCGCGCCACGCGCAGCCTGACCCGGATCGACAGGTTTATTGGAAATTCACACGGGCGTCATATTGCCTTAACAATTCTCCCGTAATTCTTAACTCCCTTCGTCGAGGTATGAAATCGTGAAGATTCGGACCCTGCTGGTGTGCGTTTCCATCATTTGCTTCATCCTGTTGCCTGCGGCATTGGCACAGATGCAGGTCGCGCCGGGTCTCGTGCAGTTACCGCCGCCTCCGCTACCATCCGGCCCGCCGGGTGTGGCGGCGCCACCGCCCGTGAAACCGTCTGCTCGAAAAGCGGGCGAGGCCCAAATCTATGGCGCAGTAACGGACCCGTCCGGTGCAGTGCTACCGGGAGCGATCGTCACCATCGCCAACGCGTCAGGCGCCCGCCAAACCTTCATCACCAACGATCAGGGACTGTACGCCGTCAACCTGCCGCCTGGCGTCTACACGCTCACGATCTCGGAAAAAGGCTTCAAAGACTTCAATACCGAAGGGCTGACGGTGAACGCGGACCAGGTGATCGAAATAACCGAGACGCTTGAGCCGGCCTCCGCCGTAGCCGAAAAAATCGATGTCGTCGGCAACACGGTGGGCCAAGTGGAGACGGAAAAAGCGGAAGTGTCCGGCACCATCACCGCGAAAGAAATCGCCAAGACGCCTCTCAACGGCCGCAATTTTACTCAGCTACTGACCTTCGCTCCCGGCGTGAGCAACCAGACCGGGCAAGACGAGGCGCTGGTAGGCGTCAAAGGCAGTGTGAAGTTCAGCGTCAACGGTGGGCGAGTGGAATACAACACGTTCAGCGTGGACGGTTCGGATGTTCTCCATGCCGGGATTCACGGAAGCGAGAGCACGCTCGTTGTGTATCCAAGTCTGGATGCAATCAGCGAACTCAAAGTCCTGACGTCAAACTATGGCGCACAGTACGGCAGGAGCGCCTCGGGAACGATCCTGGTCGACACAAAATCCGGCGGGTCGTCCTGGCACGGAGGCGGCTACTACTTCGGGCGCAACGAAATTTTCAATTCACGAAACTACTTTGATCAGACCATCAAGGCGCCGCTCTATCGCAAAAATGATTTCGGATTTACGCTGGGCGGTCCCCTCCGCATCCCGGTAATTCTTCCGAAAAAAGACCGGACGTTTGTCTTCTTCTCGGAAGAATTCCGGCTTGAGAAGGATCCAACGGACAACAACTTCAATCAGGCTGTGCCTTCGGCGGCAGAGCGTCCGTCCCAGCGAATCAACGCCGACGGTGAATCCTATATTGGGGCCGATTTCAGCGACGTATGTCCGCTCATCCCGCCGGGACAGACTCGAATCACTTTCAATCGCGCACAGTTTCCCGATTGCCCACAGCTATTTGGGTCGACCTTACCGTTCAACATTGTGGGCTATCACGACAGCGTGAATCCGGTTTCACAGAATCCTGCGATTGATCCTGTGGCGCAGGCGTTGGTCAATTCCGGCATGATTCCGCTGCCGAATTCAACCGCAGGTTGCAACTCGACCGCAGGCTCCTGCTACGACTTTGCGTTCGCGCAGCCAACCTACTGGCGGCAGGAACTATTTCGTGTCGACCACGACATTCAGCCGGGCAAGTTGCGCGCGATCTTTCGTTATATTCACGACTCCTGGGACACCACGGAAGCTCGTCCGATTTGGGGCTACGTCCGTAACAGTTTTCCAACTGTCCAAGGACGATTGTTTGGGCCGGGCACAAGTTCAGTGGCTCGCCTGACGCACACAATTTCGCCAACGCTCTTGAACGAAGTCGTGGTCAGCTATACCGCGTCGCACATCAGTATGAGCACCAGGCCGGCGCCAGGAGTGAATATCCAGCGGCCCGATGATCTGACACAGGGTTATCTCTTCAACAACGGATTTGGCGGGAAACTCTCGGGGATTCAACTCACGCCGGGGAATCTGGCGTATGGCGGCGGTTTTCGAGTCGATCCGGGATATGCGCCATGGCAACTCACGAATCCCACCTACAGCGTGCGCGACGACCTGAGCAAAGTAATCGGCAGGCACAATCTGCAAACCGGCGTGCAGGTGATCCTTGGCCAGCGCAACGAGATCAATGCTACCAACGGACCGAATACCGGCGATCTGCAAGGCGTCCTGACCTTCAGCAACTTCAATTCGGTGACGGTCGGCAACGAGTTTGCCAACGCCCTGCTGGGCTATATCCAGTCGTACCAACAAGACAGCGCGCAGCAGAGGTACTACAACAGCTACGAAATCATCGAGCCGTACGTCCAGGACGATTGGAAAGTGAACTCGCACCTGACCCTCAATCTGGGCGTTCGTTTCAGCATCTTCGGGAATTACCACGAGCAGAACCACGCTGCCTGGAATTGGGATCCAGCCGCATTTACCGCTCCGGAGGATCTGAAGTTCTTCCCAGACGGGCGACTCCGCGTGAAGGGAAAACCGATTCCGATTGATCCGAACAATCCTGGTTCCGTCATCACGAACGGATTGGTCCAGTGCGGCGTCAACGGCGTGCCGGATACCTGCATGCAGCCGCATCGGTTCAACCCAGCACCGCGAGTTGGGTTCGCATGGGACCCGCGAGGCGATGGCAAGACTTCGATTCGCGGCGGCTACGGCCTGTTCTTTGAACACGGCACGGGAAGCGAAGCCAATACCGGGTCACTCGTCGGTAGCGCCCCGATAAATCTGACAATGACGCAACTGACGCCCGCGGCGGTCGGATTGGGAAGCGGCTATCCCTGTATTGGAGGCATCGGCGGAAGCGCTGCGAATTGTTTTTCCGGTGCAGGCGCCTATCCAGTTGACGTGACTTCGATTCCCCGCAAGACGATCTGGCCTTACGTGCAGCAATGGAGCTTTGGCGTGCAGCGGGAAGTTTCGCGCAGTCTTGTGCTCAGTCTCGGTTACGTGGGAAGCAAGGGAACGCATCTGACGGCGGTGCGGCAGCCGAATGCCTTTCCGCTCGCGCCGCAGGGATCGAATGATGGCATCCAGCTTGATCAGAATCCGTACGGATTGCATCAGCCCATCATCAACTCCGATGTATTCCAAACATTCGACTGCACCAACCTGGGAACGCTGAACAATCCCGTGTTTCAGGTAAACGGCGTCAAGATTAACAAGACTCAGCCGGCTTACATCAACCTGCTGGCGGCTTGTGAGAACCTGAATGCGTCCAGTTTGCCGCCCATCAATTCTCGGCGTCCGTTCCAGGGCATTCAGAAAATATTCTCGCTGGAAAACGTAGCCGACTCGAACTACCACGCACTGCAGGCCACGTTACGCCGCACGCGCGGCCCGGTGACGCTCGACATCTCGTACTCCTTCAGTCATTCCATTGACGATTCGTCGGATCGCAACGACACCACGACGGTCAACCCGCTGGTAGTCTCAGCAAACAAAGCGAGTTCGAACTTCGATCAACGCCACTTGCTGAACGTCAGCTATGTATGGACGTTGCCGAGTATCAACGTCAACTCGCAGCGCATTGGAGACTGGGCGAATGAACGTGATTCGTCCGACGAGCCAAGTTCAGAGGGGTTCTTCGACCGGTTCGTTTCCGGCATGTTCAGCGGATGGCAGATTGCCGGCGTGACCACGGTGCAGAGCGGAACCCCCTATGCCGTTATCAACGCCGGCTTCGGGGCGCTGGGGATCTCAGTCCCTGACAATGCTGGCGTCGCCGGCGGAATCAGTTCCGTCGCCTCCTATCCCGACATTGTCGGCAATATCCACGGCGGCACACCGATCGGAGCTGTGAATTCGAAAAGTTTCGGCCCTGCCTTAGGCAATGCCGCTGCATTCGCCGCGCCGCGCGGACTCACGTTTGGCAACGCCGGTCGCAACGTGATGAACAACCCCAGCCGGTTGAATTTTGATATGACCGTGTTTCGTAACATCAAGCTTCGAGAGTCCACCAGTCTGGAGTTCCGTGCCGAAATCTTCAACGTCTTCAATCACACGCAGTTTCGTGTTTATGACCCGAGTCCGAACTTCGGCAACGGGGCGAGTAATACGGTCTCGTGTTACGGAATCGAAAACTTCAGCGCGGCAGGCGACGCGCAGACGGATTGCCTGACCGGAAACGCTTTTTTGCACCCCGTTAACGCACATCGTCCCCGCACTATGCAATTCGGACTGAAGCTCAGCTTCTAGCAGGAGAAGAATTCTTGAAATTCCTCGGTGTAGGTCTCGTAGTTGTGTTGTTCGCGATCGGTTGCGGCGGCGGTAGCGGCAATGGCACCGGAGGTGACACGCAGGGAGTTACGATTCAAGTCACTTCTCCCGCCGGTGCCGCCGCAGTCGACGCGAATCTGCCTTTGCAGATTGCGGTGAGTGTCACCAATGACCCCGCGAACGCGGGCGTCACCTGGACCGTGTCGGCGCAGCAGAAGGGGGATCCGGCGGGGACTCTCAGCGATATCAAGACCGAGGCGGTCACTTACATTCCGCCTGCGAATATTACCGCGCCCATCCAGGTAACCGTGCGAGCCACATCGGTGACTGACCCGACGCGGTCGGCGGCAATTCCCATCTCGGTGTATCCGCAAGTTGCGATCACGACGCAGTCCTCGGATCTGGCAACTGCTTTCCTCAATACCGCGTACACATGCATTCAGCATCCCATCACCAATGCTGGAGTGGTGCAGATTCCATGCCAGGCAAGTGTCCAGGGCGGGTTGGGTCCCTATACGTGGACGGCCGATCTTTCCGCATTGCCACCCGGTCTGCAACTGTCACCAGGGCTGACCGTGAACGATACGAAATTCGTTGGGGCGCCCAACCTGATTGGCATCTACCCGTTCAGGGTCACGGTCACAGACAGTTTGGGTGGGACCTCTACGACGTCTTTGAATATCAATGTCTCGCCCGGTCAGTTGAAGGTAGTCACTCCAACCCTGCTCACCACCGCGGTCGGAGTGCCGTATGCTCCGGTGGTATTGCAGACGAGCGGCGGAGTGCCGCCTTACACATGGACGGTAGCCCCAGGCAGTGGCCCACTTCCCGCGGGGATGACACTGAGTCCTTCGGGTGTGATCGCGGGCACGCCGGCGACGGGCGGCAGCACATCTTTTGCGATTCAGGTGCGCGACAGCCAGAGTCCGGTTCCAGCGCAGGCCATATATCCCACGCCCGCACCTTCCAATGCCAAGATCATCACGCTCTCTCCCAGCGGACTGGATCCAACTTGCGTGGGTGGCGGAAACACAGTGGCGACGGGCACTCCATACGCTTTCCTCATCTCGGGATTCGATGCGGGCGGCCCGGTTACGATCTCCGGCAGCTTCACGGCGGATAGCAGCGGCGCACTGACCGGAGTGGAAGACATCATCCGCACGAGCGGCATAGAAAGCGGCGCTGCCCTAGCTGCCGGTAGTTCGATCATATTCAATCAAACGGGACGAGGATGCGTGACGCTGAACACCGCGTCCTCGACGGCGCAATTCCGGGTTGCGCCGACCACGGTATCGAGTGGAACGGGAGCCGCGTTTTTTTCTGACGGGCGAATTCTCGAATTCGACGACAACGATGGAACCGGCACGCGCGCGGCAGGCTTTTTCCGCCAACAGGATCCTGCTGCCTTCACTCCGACATCACTGGCAGGGGCGTTTGCTTTCCGTCTGTCGGGCTGGAATGCCAATGGTGGACACTTCGCCATGGCCGGAACCGCCACAGCAAATAGCGGACTCCTCACCTCAATATCGGCCGACATGAATGACGCTGGCGCATACGCCGGTCCGCTGAACGGCGGCAGTGGGACCATTTCAACTCCAGACGCTAACGGCCGCGGAACGGCCACTCTCAGTATCGGAACCACAACCTACGACCTGCTTTACTACATGATTGATTCCGGACATCTGGTGTTCAACTCCACGCACGCCGCCACCAACGGTCATCCTCTGATCACCGGGGAGGCGACGGCGAGTCCTGGCCCGTTTTCCCAGGCGTCGCTCGCCGACAGCCACATCTTTCGTCTGAGCGGATCCACGTCC
Coding sequences:
- a CDS encoding carboxypeptidase regulatory-like domain-containing protein, encoding MKIRTLLVCVSIICFILLPAALAQMQVAPGLVQLPPPPLPSGPPGVAAPPPVKPSARKAGEAQIYGAVTDPSGAVLPGAIVTIANASGARQTFITNDQGLYAVNLPPGVYTLTISEKGFKDFNTEGLTVNADQVIEITETLEPASAVAEKIDVVGNTVGQVETEKAEVSGTITAKEIAKTPLNGRNFTQLLTFAPGVSNQTGQDEALVGVKGSVKFSVNGGRVEYNTFSVDGSDVLHAGIHGSESTLVVYPSLDAISELKVLTSNYGAQYGRSASGTILVDTKSGGSSWHGGGYYFGRNEIFNSRNYFDQTIKAPLYRKNDFGFTLGGPLRIPVILPKKDRTFVFFSEEFRLEKDPTDNNFNQAVPSAAERPSQRINADGESYIGADFSDVCPLIPPGQTRITFNRAQFPDCPQLFGSTLPFNIVGYHDSVNPVSQNPAIDPVAQALVNSGMIPLPNSTAGCNSTAGSCYDFAFAQPTYWRQELFRVDHDIQPGKLRAIFRYIHDSWDTTEARPIWGYVRNSFPTVQGRLFGPGTSSVARLTHTISPTLLNEVVVSYTASHISMSTRPAPGVNIQRPDDLTQGYLFNNGFGGKLSGIQLTPGNLAYGGGFRVDPGYAPWQLTNPTYSVRDDLSKVIGRHNLQTGVQVILGQRNEINATNGPNTGDLQGVLTFSNFNSVTVGNEFANALLGYIQSYQQDSAQQRYYNSYEIIEPYVQDDWKVNSHLTLNLGVRFSIFGNYHEQNHAAWNWDPAAFTAPEDLKFFPDGRLRVKGKPIPIDPNNPGSVITNGLVQCGVNGVPDTCMQPHRFNPAPRVGFAWDPRGDGKTSIRGGYGLFFEHGTGSEANTGSLVGSAPINLTMTQLTPAAVGLGSGYPCIGGIGGSAANCFSGAGAYPVDVTSIPRKTIWPYVQQWSFGVQREVSRSLVLSLGYVGSKGTHLTAVRQPNAFPLAPQGSNDGIQLDQNPYGLHQPIINSDVFQTFDCTNLGTLNNPVFQVNGVKINKTQPAYINLLAACENLNASSLPPINSRRPFQGIQKIFSLENVADSNYHALQATLRRTRGPVTLDISYSFSHSIDDSSDRNDTTTVNPLVVSANKASSNFDQRHLLNVSYVWTLPSINVNSQRIGDWANERDSSDEPSSEGFFDRFVSGMFSGWQIAGVTTVQSGTPYAVINAGFGALGISVPDNAGVAGGISSVASYPDIVGNIHGGTPIGAVNSKSFGPALGNAAAFAAPRGLTFGNAGRNVMNNPSRLNFDMTVFRNIKLRESTSLEFRAEIFNVFNHTQFRVYDPSPNFGNGASNTVSCYGIENFSAAGDAQTDCLTGNAFLHPVNAHRPRTMQFGLKLSF
- a CDS encoding putative Ig domain-containing protein; this translates as MKFLGVGLVVVLFAIGCGGGSGNGTGGDTQGVTIQVTSPAGAAAVDANLPLQIAVSVTNDPANAGVTWTVSAQQKGDPAGTLSDIKTEAVTYIPPANITAPIQVTVRATSVTDPTRSAAIPISVYPQVAITTQSSDLATAFLNTAYTCIQHPITNAGVVQIPCQASVQGGLGPYTWTADLSALPPGLQLSPGLTVNDTKFVGAPNLIGIYPFRVTVTDSLGGTSTTSLNINVSPGQLKVVTPTLLTTAVGVPYAPVVLQTSGGVPPYTWTVAPGSGPLPAGMTLSPSGVIAGTPATGGSTSFAIQVRDSQSPVPAQAIYPTPAPSNAKIITLSPSGLDPTCVGGGNTVATGTPYAFLISGFDAGGPVTISGSFTADSSGALTGVEDIIRTSGIESGAALAAGSSIIFNQTGRGCVTLNTASSTAQFRVAPTTVSSGTGAAFFSDGRILEFDDNDGTGTRAAGFFRQQDPAAFTPTSLAGAFAFRLSGWNANGGHFAMAGTATANSGLLTSISADMNDAGAYAGPLNGGSGTISTPDANGRGTATLSIGTTTYDLLYYMIDSGHLVFNSTHAATNGHPLITGEATASPGPFSQASLADSHIFRLSGSTSGSSDVGIGVLHFDGIGAVSGNFYEHNGGTSNVTALSAQYSIDPMTGRFVSVGTGIPAVGYAVPGTNGVTGYFVGTGATAMSGVMEYQTNSYPPGYQFSPINGRYGFSPDEMLDRQTTNFAGQETLDPNGGITPDSYIDTSRPSAPGLVPVQTFTLFRYTWAPDGSGTFGGNTYMVSNAEKAFYIDVSPANTHPAVIVGQRQQKP